From one Pontibacillus sp. HMF3514 genomic stretch:
- a CDS encoding LL-diaminopimelate aminotransferase — MSYASKQVQSLPPYLFSVFHEKKKRLQAKGVDVIDLGIGAPDLPTPEFIVERLKSEAIKPENHKYAPYAGTQAFREAVAAFYQKQYNVKLDPNKEVLTLIGSKEGIAHMMYAVIDPGDGVLIPDPGYPVYDSAVHLANGKGIPLPLDPDRGYVPMFDLMDKRELKKAKLMLLNYPSNPTGATVEMDTFLEAVLFAKKHNLCIAQDAAYGLVTFDDYQAPSILQVPGAKEVAVEFGSLSKSFNMTGWRIGYVVGNEEIIRALSIVKSNMDTGQFLPIQKAGVTALQSDFSAVRNNNDIYQKRMETMLEALWDMGIQAEKPRGTFFIWAKVPGQESSKAFAEKMLEEAGVIITPGTAFGEQGEGFFRISLSVPTKRLSEAVQRMKTFQAGGRLDDSKKT, encoded by the coding sequence GTGTCCTATGCTTCAAAACAAGTTCAAAGCTTACCGCCTTATTTGTTTTCGGTATTCCATGAAAAAAAGAAACGCCTGCAAGCTAAAGGTGTAGATGTAATTGACCTTGGAATTGGTGCACCTGACTTACCGACACCGGAATTTATTGTGGAACGGCTCAAAAGCGAAGCGATTAAACCTGAGAATCACAAATATGCTCCTTATGCAGGTACACAAGCGTTCAGAGAAGCAGTTGCGGCTTTTTATCAAAAGCAGTATAACGTCAAACTGGATCCAAACAAGGAAGTCCTGACACTGATTGGTTCTAAAGAGGGCATAGCTCACATGATGTATGCAGTGATTGATCCCGGTGATGGCGTTCTCATTCCTGACCCAGGTTATCCCGTTTATGATTCCGCAGTCCATCTGGCAAATGGAAAAGGCATACCGTTACCGCTCGATCCTGACAGAGGGTACGTTCCTATGTTTGATCTAATGGATAAAAGAGAGCTCAAAAAAGCTAAGCTCATGCTCTTAAACTATCCAAGCAATCCAACTGGTGCGACTGTGGAGATGGATACGTTTTTAGAAGCTGTTTTATTCGCAAAGAAGCATAACTTATGTATCGCCCAAGATGCAGCTTATGGATTAGTAACATTTGATGATTACCAAGCTCCAAGTATCCTGCAAGTTCCAGGCGCGAAAGAGGTTGCTGTGGAATTTGGATCCTTGTCAAAGAGCTTTAATATGACAGGTTGGCGGATCGGTTATGTGGTTGGAAACGAGGAGATCATTCGAGCATTGTCTATTGTAAAAAGCAATATGGATACAGGCCAGTTTTTGCCAATTCAAAAAGCTGGTGTAACAGCATTACAAAGTGATTTTTCAGCTGTACGAAATAACAATGACATTTATCAAAAGCGAATGGAAACCATGTTAGAGGCCTTATGGGACATGGGGATTCAAGCTGAAAAGCCAAGAGGGACATTTTTCATTTGGGCGAAGGTGCCTGGACAGGAATCATCCAAAGCGTTCGCTGAAAAGATGCTAGAGGAAGCTGGCGTCATTATAACCCCTGGTACAGCTTTTGGTGAGCAAGGTGAAGGATTTTTCCGCATTTCACTGTCTGTTCCTACTAAACGATTAAGTGAAGCGGTACAACGAATGAAAACGTTCCAAGCAGGAGGGCGCCTAGATGATTCCAAAAAAACGTAA
- a CDS encoding thiamine pyrophosphate-dependent enzyme, with product MIPKKRNMQSGAKAIVECMKRESVSHVFCVPGESYLPVLDAIHDEESITLISARHEGGASFMAEGFAKASGKPGVVMATRGVGGSNLTIGVHTAYQDSTPMVVFLGQVHRDFRGREGFQEIDLDQYFNHIAKWTVEIQDAKRVPELVQRAFRIAQTGRPGPVVVSLPEDMLVEEAEMTFGKPVKKPSPRPSAKEIEEIESLLHQAERPLIIAGGGVQRSRAELSLWGFATKYEIPVMAAFRRHDVFPNNNEHYVGHLGLSTHANILKTVEKADTILAFGTRLSEVTTQDYSIIKDDHKLIHVDIDYETIGNVYAPDVGVVADLKEGLQALSKINVMNRWSEWRKETRRAYEDATTIDSESLNQNVIASLQKILPEESVLTNDAGNFAGWLHSFYQFRKKNSYVGPTSGAMGYGMPAALGVKLARPERTVVSLSGDGGFMMTMQELETAVRCNIPIISLVFNNRMYGTIRMHQEIHYPTKTIGTDLGNVQFSEIAKGMGVRGFYVRSIEEFEEALTEAMNCGVASVIEIETDPEQISVSSTIQQMRDKHR from the coding sequence ATGATTCCAAAAAAACGTAATATGCAAAGTGGAGCTAAAGCGATTGTCGAGTGCATGAAACGAGAATCTGTTTCGCATGTCTTTTGTGTGCCAGGCGAGAGTTATTTGCCTGTGCTTGATGCCATTCATGATGAGGAATCCATAACACTTATTTCAGCGAGACATGAGGGTGGCGCGTCATTCATGGCTGAGGGCTTCGCCAAAGCGAGTGGAAAACCTGGAGTTGTGATGGCGACGCGTGGTGTTGGAGGATCAAATTTGACGATTGGAGTTCATACCGCCTATCAGGACTCGACGCCAATGGTGGTTTTTCTAGGTCAAGTTCATCGAGATTTCAGGGGACGAGAAGGGTTTCAAGAGATCGATCTTGATCAGTATTTCAACCATATTGCCAAGTGGACCGTTGAAATCCAAGATGCCAAACGGGTTCCTGAACTTGTACAAAGAGCGTTTCGAATTGCTCAGACAGGTCGACCAGGCCCAGTAGTTGTTTCGCTACCTGAGGATATGCTTGTAGAGGAAGCGGAAATGACTTTTGGAAAACCTGTGAAAAAACCTTCACCACGTCCTTCTGCAAAAGAAATCGAAGAGATTGAGTCCCTATTACATCAGGCTGAACGTCCTCTTATTATCGCTGGTGGTGGAGTGCAGCGGTCACGAGCGGAGTTAAGTCTTTGGGGATTTGCTACAAAATATGAAATTCCTGTGATGGCAGCCTTTCGAAGGCATGATGTGTTTCCTAATAATAATGAGCATTATGTCGGACACCTTGGGCTTAGCACACATGCAAACATTTTAAAAACAGTGGAAAAAGCAGACACAATTTTAGCTTTCGGTACACGCTTATCAGAGGTCACCACGCAGGACTACTCGATTATCAAAGACGATCATAAACTCATTCATGTAGACATCGATTATGAAACCATCGGTAATGTGTATGCACCTGATGTGGGTGTCGTAGCTGATTTAAAAGAAGGATTGCAGGCACTTTCAAAAATAAATGTCATGAATAGGTGGAGTGAATGGCGGAAAGAAACGCGAAGAGCGTACGAGGATGCGACGACCATTGACTCGGAATCCTTAAACCAAAATGTGATTGCTTCCTTGCAAAAGATTTTACCTGAAGAATCGGTGTTAACGAATGATGCAGGGAATTTTGCTGGATGGCTCCATTCTTTTTATCAATTCAGGAAAAAGAACTCGTATGTCGGACCAACTTCTGGTGCGATGGGATATGGAATGCCAGCAGCTCTGGGAGTTAAGCTGGCTCGACCAGAACGAACCGTTGTGTCCCTATCTGGGGATGGTGGATTTATGATGACGATGCAAGAACTGGAGACAGCTGTACGATGCAATATCCCAATCATTAGTTTGGTTTTTAACAACCGAATGTACGGAACGATTCGCATGCATCAGGAAATTCATTACCCAACCAAAACCATTGGTACCGATTTAGGAAATGTTCAATTTTCAGAGATAGCAAAAGGAATGGGAGTTCGAGGTTTTTATGTGAGATCAATTGAGGAATTTGAAGAGGCATTAACAGAAGCCATGAATTGTGGAGTGGCTTCAGTTATCGAAATTGAAACAGATCCTGAACAAATTTCTGTTTCATCAACGATTCAACAAATGCGAGACAAACATAGATAA